In Euphorbia lathyris chromosome 2, ddEupLath1.1, whole genome shotgun sequence, the sequence ctaaaatactaaaacGATCTCCTCCAAGTAGCAGCTTTTTCATCCAAAAATCAGGTGGCGTTGGAGCTCCAATTTCCCAAGATATTTGAGATTGGAAGCAAATGGCTTCAGCAGCTCTACTCGAGCCCTACATAAAAATATTCGAGAATGTACGTCCCTCCCTCGTCTTCTTCTCACACCTTTCCAACTCtaattttcctttccttttcttaatttcttttaaGACCTAATGTAATATTTTGAACTCGTAGCAGAAACTGACGCTTCAAGAAGAAAATTTATTTAGAATCTTCGGATCAAAGGCTGTCAAGGAATTGGCTTCTGGCACTCTTATTGGGTGTGCTCTTGCATTGGCAGGTGTGTTTTTCATTTCTAGATATACATAACATAATCGGAATATTggggaaatttttttattagggttttgtatttgatttcgtTTTAACATTTGCTTGTATGGAAAATGGGATCTCTCTGTGCTCTGCTCATCATAGTTTTATCCATACTAATCATTTATGGTCTTCTGGCAGCAACATTGAAGCTCAATGCCAATGACTTTACTAAATCTTGCCTTATTTCAGGTAAATCTCTATTCTGGTCTTCTCACCACTTACATAACCTTTATGCTATTGTCTTTTGAACCTTCTTCTACCTTTTTTGCAGTAGTTGGCGCTTCATTTGGATTCTGGAGATTTAAAAGGTCTATGTGTTCATGGGCTGATCATATGCTTGGCATGGATGGGAGCCCAATGCAGAGGAACTTAGCAAATATGTAATTTTTATGAACTCTTTCTCTTCTTAGTGATGTGGATCGATTTTCAACGAGTTAGTTTTAATTGTAAACTAACAAATAgagttcttctctagctaaactagaaggattTAAT encodes:
- the LOC136216606 gene encoding uncharacterized protein, producing the protein MASAALLEPYIKIFENKLTLQEENLFRIFGSKAVKELASGTLIGCALALAATLKLNANDFTKSCLISVVGASFGFWRFKRSMCSWADHMLGMDGSPMQRNLANIIVKERKDYPWLMQRVSRHFYSEYVYDDTNLDKPMVRLRHRNHFGDILLIVIKGSMF